The following proteins come from a genomic window of Corallococcus sp. NCRR:
- a CDS encoding ComEA family DNA-binding protein, translated as MARARWPDSRPSLDCPPEAVRLDAAGLATCGPGTVPQGAQALALGLKLDLNAASESELALLPGVGRDLARKLVSAREAQGRFSSWADVDAVPGVGAAKLETLRAATVLDAAAANGGVW; from the coding sequence ATGGCCCGGGCGCGGTGGCCGGATTCGCGGCCCTCGCTCGACTGCCCGCCGGAGGCCGTGCGGCTGGACGCGGCGGGGCTGGCCACGTGTGGTCCGGGGACGGTGCCCCAGGGGGCCCAGGCGCTCGCGCTGGGGCTCAAGCTGGACCTCAACGCGGCCTCCGAGTCCGAGCTGGCCCTGCTGCCCGGTGTAGGCCGTGACCTCGCCCGGAAGCTGGTGTCCGCCCGCGAGGCGCAGGGCCGGTTCTCCAGTTGGGCGGATGTGGACGCGGTGCCCGGGGTGGGTGCTGCCAAGTTGGAGACCCTCCGGGCAGCCACCGTGTTGGACGCGGCGGCGGCCAATGGAGGCGTGTGGTAA
- a CDS encoding lanthionine synthetase C family protein — protein MLSSMDTHRADRLFPADAMVFQTNPLNVAYGACGSALFLHDALGELPQPVREWLLAQPIDLAAYPPGLYSGLAGVAWSFAEMGLLDRGLEVFDLVPRSSLAFRAPDIFEGVAGWGLTSLAFHLRTRDEKFLTLACRAGEHLLKTAERADAGLWWRTNNEPAARLGFALGASGMAFFLLNLWRATGEARYLEGARGAMDFDIAQGQERGDTLLWGVTEGALGHRPYWLRGGAGVASALIRFFQVLKEERYLHLAHRAARGCEAFFSAAPHLFEGLASMGESLLDMFQVTGERRYLELARQKARQTLLYRIERPEGLAFPGRYLVRISHDYGVGGAGIGSFLHRLETLQPRRFHDLAFDAPPPRQAPDLARAHRRFSGPATAP, from the coding sequence ATGCTGTCCTCGATGGACACCCACCGCGCGGACCGGCTCTTTCCCGCTGACGCCATGGTGTTCCAGACCAACCCGCTCAACGTGGCGTACGGCGCCTGTGGGTCCGCCCTGTTTCTGCACGACGCGCTGGGCGAGCTCCCCCAGCCGGTGCGCGAGTGGCTCCTGGCCCAGCCCATCGACCTGGCCGCGTACCCGCCGGGGCTCTACTCCGGGCTCGCGGGCGTGGCCTGGAGCTTCGCCGAGATGGGGCTCCTGGACCGAGGGCTGGAGGTCTTCGACCTGGTGCCCAGATCCTCTCTGGCATTCCGGGCGCCGGACATCTTCGAGGGAGTTGCGGGCTGGGGACTGACCTCGCTGGCCTTCCACCTGCGGACCCGGGACGAGAAGTTCCTGACGCTGGCCTGCCGGGCGGGTGAGCACCTGCTGAAGACCGCCGAGCGCGCGGACGCGGGGCTCTGGTGGCGCACCAACAACGAGCCCGCGGCCCGGCTCGGGTTCGCGCTCGGAGCCAGCGGCATGGCCTTCTTCCTGCTCAACCTCTGGCGTGCCACGGGCGAAGCCCGCTACCTGGAGGGCGCCAGGGGGGCCATGGACTTCGACATCGCCCAGGGACAGGAGCGGGGCGACACCCTGCTCTGGGGTGTCACGGAGGGGGCCCTGGGGCATCGCCCCTACTGGCTGCGGGGAGGCGCGGGCGTGGCTTCGGCGCTCATCCGCTTCTTCCAGGTCTTGAAGGAGGAGCGCTACCTGCACCTGGCCCACAGGGCGGCGCGGGGATGCGAGGCCTTCTTCTCCGCGGCCCCGCACCTCTTCGAGGGGCTCGCGTCCATGGGCGAATCGCTCCTGGACATGTTCCAGGTGACCGGTGAGCGCCGCTACCTGGAGCTGGCGCGGCAGAAGGCACGCCAGACGCTGCTGTACCGCATCGAGCGTCCCGAGGGGCTCGCGTTCCCGGGGCGCTACCTCGTGCGAATCAGCCACGACTACGGCGTGGGCGGCGCGGGCATCGGGTCGTTCCTCCATCGGCTGGAGACGCTCCAGCCCCGGAGGTTCCACGACCTCGCGTTTGACGCGCCTCCGCCCCGCCAGGCCCCGGACCTGGCTCGAGCCCACCGGCGCTTCAGTGGGCCCGCGACAGCTCCATGA
- a CDS encoding HEAT repeat domain-containing protein — MPTFRRALALVLLATGCSHMSFDKASELDTVQAYQDFLRENPDDPEATTAQGRIEGLEFDEAKRLHSVIAYKRFLERYPDAPQQPRVKSLLEGLRFNAAKEADTEAGWRQFLAEHPDGAHRDEARTKLQAAQERDVQTTTDLKRVSQLLQGEAAGARREELERKLDDESFAQAKDAGKLFAYLRDFPAGAHREEVRVKLLELEVEGLLVSGLVDEAEAKVKVHPLGPKLTGFPARLARAREEQGVLSRTEPAVRAMLAGHYLRDLEDLKRALVAPDPLDRWQAAEEMGQHVSVRAVDPLLEALRTARNPLIRQNALSSLRSVLSALPAPVAGYEVAVRLESLRERASSPELYITVAALLDLSGQLEQAASQYQRVYESGGTDPVVLWRWVQLREQRRQAFSAAVAARQLAVWAQTTAREELVSAEGGVPLASARQLCAAVVDARFAAQALARVRNQKTEFPEDMATFERTAQDAVRLAEAKLADAELLLRQQHPGVRTCADQQVAERLSQGVKERTQALQQASNSKLPRPVGTLLLELARERDPSPEVRAVAASRLAGSTPP, encoded by the coding sequence ATGCCCACCTTCCGCCGCGCCCTCGCCCTCGTGCTCCTGGCCACCGGTTGCTCGCACATGTCCTTCGACAAGGCCAGCGAGCTGGACACCGTGCAGGCCTACCAGGACTTCCTGCGCGAAAACCCGGATGATCCCGAGGCCACCACGGCCCAGGGGCGCATCGAGGGGCTGGAGTTCGACGAGGCGAAGCGGCTGCACTCGGTCATCGCCTACAAGCGCTTCCTGGAGAGGTACCCGGACGCGCCGCAGCAGCCTCGGGTGAAGTCGCTGCTGGAGGGCCTGCGCTTCAACGCGGCGAAGGAGGCGGACACGGAGGCCGGGTGGCGGCAGTTCCTCGCCGAGCACCCCGACGGCGCCCACCGCGACGAGGCGCGCACGAAGCTGCAGGCGGCCCAGGAGCGCGACGTCCAGACGACCACCGACCTCAAGCGCGTGTCCCAGCTCCTCCAGGGCGAGGCCGCCGGTGCGCGCCGCGAGGAGCTGGAGCGCAAGCTGGACGACGAGTCCTTCGCCCAGGCAAAGGACGCCGGGAAGCTCTTCGCCTACCTGCGCGACTTCCCCGCGGGCGCGCACCGCGAGGAGGTCCGCGTCAAGCTGCTGGAGCTGGAGGTGGAGGGGTTGCTCGTCTCCGGGCTGGTGGACGAGGCCGAGGCGAAGGTGAAGGTCCACCCGTTGGGGCCGAAGCTGACGGGCTTCCCCGCGCGCCTGGCCCGCGCCCGCGAGGAGCAGGGCGTCCTCTCCCGCACCGAGCCCGCCGTCCGCGCGATGCTGGCGGGCCACTACCTGCGCGACCTGGAGGACCTGAAGCGCGCGCTCGTGGCACCGGATCCGCTGGACCGCTGGCAGGCGGCGGAGGAGATGGGGCAGCACGTCTCCGTGCGCGCGGTGGATCCGCTGCTGGAGGCGCTGCGCACGGCGCGCAACCCGCTGATCCGCCAGAACGCGCTGTCGTCGCTGCGCTCGGTGCTCTCCGCGCTGCCCGCCCCCGTGGCCGGCTATGAGGTCGCCGTGCGGCTGGAGTCCCTGCGTGAGCGCGCCAGCAGCCCGGAGCTCTACATCACCGTGGCGGCGCTCCTGGACCTGAGCGGCCAGCTGGAGCAGGCCGCCAGCCAGTACCAGCGCGTCTATGAATCCGGCGGCACGGATCCGGTGGTGCTCTGGCGCTGGGTGCAGCTGCGCGAGCAGCGCCGCCAGGCGTTCTCCGCGGCGGTGGCGGCCCGGCAGCTCGCGGTGTGGGCCCAGACGACCGCGCGCGAGGAGCTCGTGTCCGCGGAGGGTGGGGTGCCCCTGGCGTCGGCCCGTCAGCTCTGCGCGGCGGTGGTGGACGCGCGCTTCGCGGCCCAGGCCCTCGCCCGGGTCCGCAACCAGAAGACGGAGTTCCCCGAGGACATGGCCACCTTCGAGCGCACGGCCCAGGACGCCGTGCGGCTCGCCGAGGCGAAGCTCGCGGACGCGGAGCTGCTCCTGCGCCAGCAGCACCCCGGCGTGCGCACCTGCGCGGATCAACAGGTCGCCGAGCGCCTGTCCCAGGGCGTGAAGGAGCGCACCCAGGCGCTCCAGCAGGCCTCGAATTCGAAGCTGCCCAGGCCCGTGGGCACGCTGCTCCTGGAGCTGGCCCGCGAGCGGGATCCCTCCCCGGAGGTCCGCGCCGTGGCGGCCTCCCGGTTGGCTGGATCCACCCCTCCCTGA
- a CDS encoding SCP2 sterol-binding domain-containing protein gives MPKFPSKEWLDEAVRLTNADPECAIAGKGWKGDFGAIIDAEKGKLDKPFVIHVEPGDCDIKRARVLSDPDDLDELEPVYLARAPYSVWKQLLLGTLDPVEAVLKRRISMRGDLQPLIERMRYKGIADRVFAALKTEFPDGP, from the coding sequence ATGCCGAAGTTTCCGTCGAAGGAATGGCTGGACGAAGCCGTCCGGCTCACCAATGCAGACCCGGAGTGCGCCATCGCCGGCAAGGGCTGGAAGGGCGACTTCGGGGCCATCATCGACGCGGAGAAGGGCAAGCTGGACAAGCCCTTCGTCATCCACGTGGAGCCCGGGGACTGCGACATCAAGCGGGCCCGCGTGCTGTCGGATCCGGACGACCTGGACGAGCTGGAGCCGGTGTACTTGGCCCGCGCGCCGTACTCTGTCTGGAAGCAGCTCTTGCTGGGCACGCTGGATCCGGTGGAGGCGGTGCTCAAGCGCCGCATCTCCATGCGCGGGGACCTGCAGCCGCTCATCGAACGCATGCGCTACAAGGGCATCGCCGACCGCGTCTTCGCCGCGCTGAAGACCGAGTTCCCCGACGGCCCCTGA
- a CDS encoding Hsp70 family protein: MADRPRIVGIDLGTTNTLVASVRNRIPKIVPTDRGNLILPSVVALSAKNDLLVGGVAKDQMVTNPKNTLWGTKRLIGRKYHSKAVEDLKGYFPYDIVEDANGDAAVTLGGKLYTLPQISSFVLSQLKTIAEQFLGGPIDAAVISVPAYYNDNQRNAVKEAGRLAGFDVKRIVNEPTAAALAYGFNRGLDQKVLVYDLGGGTFDVSVLHLAGNVFEVLATGGDSFLGGADFDNRIMEYVLERFRDETKVDLTESPIALQRIKNAAEAAKIDLTLIPNVVIDLPYIEERKGKPLDLRIPLTRDYLNNLTGDLVDRTFDICDRVLAEKGISRSEIDEIILVGGQSRMPLVQQKIQAHFGKAPRKGVHPDECVALGAALLGDSLGSIDAVTLLDALSMPIGYAMPNGRVKRIIEKNSLIPMVKSFRLPPPLQPGSQFIELDIYQGDSDLMVDNEYLGTVRVPAAAAGRKIDFRLTEECLLQVQVEDANGMSRKVDLATRDTPEQLKKALQEVASRNTQAAPSSSSGPSDDRGLFSSIKSIFRRG; the protein is encoded by the coding sequence ATGGCGGACAGACCTCGCATCGTCGGGATTGACCTGGGCACCACCAACACCCTGGTGGCGTCCGTGCGCAACCGCATCCCGAAGATCGTCCCCACGGATCGCGGCAACCTCATCCTGCCCTCCGTGGTCGCGCTGTCCGCCAAGAACGACCTGCTGGTCGGCGGCGTCGCCAAGGATCAGATGGTGACCAACCCCAAGAATACGCTCTGGGGCACCAAGCGCCTGATCGGCCGCAAGTACCATTCGAAGGCGGTGGAGGACCTCAAGGGGTACTTCCCCTACGACATCGTCGAGGACGCCAACGGGGACGCCGCCGTCACCCTGGGCGGCAAGCTCTACACGCTGCCGCAGATCTCCAGCTTCGTGCTGTCGCAGCTGAAGACCATCGCCGAGCAGTTCCTGGGCGGCCCCATCGACGCGGCCGTCATCTCCGTCCCCGCCTACTACAACGACAATCAGCGCAACGCGGTGAAGGAGGCCGGGCGGCTGGCCGGCTTCGACGTGAAGCGCATCGTCAACGAGCCCACCGCCGCGGCGCTGGCGTACGGCTTCAACCGGGGCCTGGATCAGAAGGTCCTCGTCTATGACCTGGGCGGCGGCACCTTCGACGTCAGCGTGCTGCACCTGGCGGGCAACGTCTTCGAGGTGCTGGCCACGGGCGGCGACTCGTTCCTGGGCGGCGCGGACTTCGACAACCGCATCATGGAGTACGTGCTGGAGCGCTTCCGCGACGAGACCAAGGTCGACCTGACCGAGAGCCCCATCGCCCTCCAGCGCATCAAGAACGCCGCCGAGGCCGCGAAGATCGACCTGACGCTCATCCCGAACGTCGTCATCGACCTGCCCTACATCGAGGAGCGCAAGGGCAAGCCGCTGGACCTGCGCATCCCGCTGACCCGCGACTACCTCAACAACCTCACCGGCGACCTGGTGGACCGCACCTTCGACATCTGCGACCGGGTGCTCGCGGAGAAGGGCATCAGCCGCTCGGAGATCGACGAGATCATCCTGGTGGGCGGCCAGAGCCGCATGCCGCTGGTGCAGCAGAAGATCCAGGCCCACTTCGGCAAGGCCCCGCGCAAGGGCGTCCACCCGGACGAGTGCGTGGCCCTGGGCGCCGCGCTGCTGGGCGACTCGCTGGGCAGCATCGACGCGGTGACGCTCTTGGACGCGCTGTCCATGCCCATTGGCTACGCGATGCCCAACGGCCGCGTGAAGCGCATCATCGAGAAGAACTCGCTGATCCCCATGGTGAAGAGCTTCCGCCTGCCGCCGCCGCTGCAGCCGGGCTCGCAGTTCATCGAGTTGGACATCTACCAGGGCGACAGCGACCTGATGGTGGACAACGAGTACCTGGGCACCGTTCGCGTGCCGGCCGCCGCCGCGGGCCGGAAGATCGACTTCCGCCTCACCGAGGAGTGTCTCCTCCAGGTGCAGGTGGAGGACGCGAACGGCATGTCGCGCAAGGTGGATCTGGCCACCCGCGACACGCCCGAGCAGTTGAAGAAGGCCCTGCAGGAAGTCGCCTCGCGCAACACGCAGGCTGCTCCGTCGAGCAGCAGCGGGCCGAGCGACGACCGTGGCCTCTTCTCCAGCATCAAGAGCATCTTCCGTAGGGGGTAG
- a CDS encoding C40 family peptidase — protein MKLGAWMAMLAMTTGCATGSPTGAWVASDAVRYRSASPPAFPRAALSEEVAVRESAPAKRPAKAPAPSKSPAVAKAPAKARPKPRVTPAKQTAARPAPPANPRERVLDTARALVGQSTVQVNGKRYPADCTALIEATYAQAGVKFRGTLKPGDNGVTAMYRYAQANGRVYTSGRPVPGDLVFFRETYDQNRDGRRNDGLTHVGLVDGVDSDGTVTVIHRVKRGVARYRMNLARPHMARDPKTGEILNDMLRSPAPGQPHVLTGQLFAAFGSVLPSGPAKPMAVAAR, from the coding sequence ATGAAGCTGGGCGCATGGATGGCGATGCTGGCGATGACGACGGGCTGTGCGACGGGCTCCCCCACGGGGGCCTGGGTGGCGTCGGATGCCGTGCGCTACCGCTCCGCATCCCCGCCGGCCTTCCCGCGCGCCGCGCTGTCCGAGGAGGTGGCCGTCCGTGAGAGCGCGCCCGCCAAGCGCCCCGCGAAGGCCCCTGCCCCGAGCAAGTCCCCGGCGGTGGCGAAGGCCCCCGCCAAGGCCAGGCCGAAGCCGCGCGTCACGCCCGCGAAGCAGACGGCCGCGCGCCCTGCCCCCCCGGCCAATCCCCGCGAGCGCGTGCTGGACACGGCGCGCGCCCTGGTGGGCCAGTCCACCGTGCAGGTGAACGGCAAGCGCTACCCGGCGGACTGCACCGCGCTCATCGAGGCCACCTACGCCCAGGCGGGCGTGAAGTTCCGGGGCACGCTCAAGCCCGGGGACAACGGCGTCACCGCGATGTACCGCTACGCCCAGGCGAACGGCCGCGTGTACACGAGCGGGCGTCCCGTGCCGGGCGACCTGGTGTTCTTCCGCGAGACGTACGATCAGAACCGCGACGGCCGGCGCAACGACGGCCTCACCCACGTGGGCCTTGTGGACGGCGTGGACTCGGACGGCACGGTCACCGTCATCCACCGCGTGAAGCGCGGCGTGGCGCGCTACCGGATGAACCTGGCGCGGCCCCACATGGCCCGCGATCCGAAGACGGGCGAGATCCTCAACGACATGCTGCGCAGCCCCGCCCCCGGTCAGCCGCACGTGCTCACCGGCCAGCTCTTCGCCGCGTTCGGCAGCGTGCTGCCCTCCGGCCCGGCGAAGCCCATGGCCGTGGCGGCGCGCTGA
- a CDS encoding glycosyltransferase family 2 protein, translated as MAEVFFWCAALALVHTYFLYPLSLFALEGAAQVFQNLRKMRSGEAARTGVKAGALPSVSLVVAAYNEADCIESKLKNSLALDYPADRFEVVIGSDGSTDGTDGLVQKCTDPRVRLSPAARAGKTTVLNRCIPSAHGDIVLLSDANTMIDADAVRKIVRHFEDPEVGAVCGKLRLYNPTKQDYEESAYWSYESLIKMYEGRRGAVVGANGGLYAIRRSLFTQLPPSTIVDDFVIPLRILESGYKVVYEEGAVAHEETTEDYGKEFGRRARIAAGNFQSLRLVPGLLLPTAGFAAFAFWSHKLLRWCAPALMALALVANLFLLDSVFYRFTLGAQLGFYALAYLGRSGVFKSGAAKKATSIAYYFVTMNAAIAVGFWRFLRNSQRAAWDRTARVPTSTST; from the coding sequence ATGGCGGAGGTCTTCTTCTGGTGCGCGGCGCTTGCGCTCGTACACACGTATTTTCTCTATCCCTTGAGCCTGTTCGCCCTGGAGGGCGCGGCCCAGGTCTTCCAGAACCTGCGGAAGATGCGCTCGGGCGAGGCCGCCAGGACGGGCGTCAAGGCCGGCGCGTTGCCCTCGGTGAGTCTGGTGGTGGCCGCCTACAACGAGGCGGACTGCATCGAGTCGAAGCTGAAGAACAGCCTGGCGCTGGACTACCCGGCGGACCGCTTCGAGGTCGTCATCGGCTCGGACGGCTCCACGGACGGCACGGACGGGCTCGTGCAGAAGTGCACGGATCCGCGCGTGCGCCTGTCGCCCGCGGCTCGCGCCGGCAAGACGACGGTGCTCAACCGCTGCATCCCGTCCGCGCACGGCGACATCGTCCTGCTGTCGGACGCGAACACGATGATCGACGCGGACGCGGTGCGGAAGATCGTCCGCCACTTCGAGGATCCGGAGGTCGGCGCCGTCTGCGGCAAGCTGCGCCTCTACAACCCCACGAAGCAGGACTACGAGGAGAGCGCGTACTGGAGCTACGAGTCCCTCATCAAGATGTACGAGGGCCGGCGCGGCGCGGTGGTGGGGGCCAACGGCGGCCTCTACGCCATCCGGCGCTCGCTCTTCACGCAGCTGCCGCCGTCCACCATCGTGGATGACTTCGTGATTCCGCTGCGCATCCTGGAGAGCGGCTACAAGGTCGTCTACGAGGAGGGCGCCGTCGCCCACGAGGAGACGACGGAGGACTACGGCAAGGAGTTCGGCCGGCGCGCGCGCATCGCGGCGGGCAACTTCCAGAGCCTGCGCCTCGTGCCCGGGCTGCTCCTGCCCACCGCGGGCTTCGCCGCCTTCGCCTTCTGGTCGCACAAGCTGTTGCGCTGGTGCGCTCCGGCGCTGATGGCACTGGCGCTCGTGGCCAACCTGTTCCTGCTCGACAGCGTGTTCTACCGTTTCACGCTGGGCGCGCAGCTGGGCTTCTACGCCCTGGCGTACCTGGGCCGCTCCGGTGTCTTCAAGAGCGGCGCCGCGAAGAAGGCCACGTCCATCGCGTACTACTTCGTGACCATGAACGCGGCCATCGCCGTGGGCTTCTGGCGCTTCCTGCGCAACTCGCAGCGCGCCGCGTGGGACCGCACCGCCCGCGTGCCGACGTCCACGTCGACCTGA
- a CDS encoding ATP-dependent helicase produces the protein MAAPLPLIHAVPAGAPSRRLDLEGALNDEQRAAVEAGEGPVLVIAGAGSGKTRTLTYRVARMLERGVPPSSLLLLTFTNKAAREMIRRVEELAGGFADVGSLLGGTFHHAAHVLLRQHAGALGFSTGFTVLDREDARDLMATCLAERKLRSDKRFPRPDALLDLVSLATNLQQPVSQVLVDRRREMLPVAPEVFATARRFQQRKAQLHLMDYDDLLAHLKRLLEDHPSIRAELTGRFQGVLVDEYQDTNRLQGDLVDLLVGERRNLTVVGDDCQSIYSFRGAEFTNIIDFPQRYPGCGIYPLTRNYRSTPQVLRLANAVIARNTRQFPKALVSDGAPGPVPQVVPTRDVKAQAAFVAERILELRARGQRLESMAVLYRAHLHSLELQLELARHGIAFRVRSGVRFFEQAHVKDALAHLRWAHHRRDELAFKRLARRLSGVGTASTEHLWTALSALPPELSLADALAHPDVQAHVPKKAQAGFQRFQALMTTLSSGGPRSPGALLADVLAAREPQATPDGTDARAEDLRQLQEFAGRFEDVPRFLSAIALVAEFSARAALEGDGESPDDVLTLTTVHQAKGLEWPTVFVLGLTDGRFPLSLATRAPENEEEERRLFYVAVTRAREALWLVYPHTSLPREDGRLLLTPSRFLAELPVGPDAVCETHPPPEPDGPIRLRDLGPDPDREL, from the coding sequence ATGGCCGCCCCCCTGCCGCTGATCCACGCCGTCCCCGCCGGAGCGCCCTCGCGCCGTCTGGACCTGGAGGGCGCGCTCAACGACGAGCAGCGCGCGGCCGTGGAAGCAGGGGAGGGGCCCGTGCTCGTCATCGCCGGGGCGGGCTCCGGCAAGACGCGCACGCTCACGTACCGCGTGGCGCGCATGTTGGAGCGGGGCGTCCCGCCGTCGTCACTGCTGCTGCTCACGTTCACCAACAAGGCCGCGCGCGAGATGATCCGCCGCGTGGAGGAGCTGGCCGGCGGCTTCGCGGACGTGGGCAGCCTGCTCGGCGGCACCTTCCACCACGCGGCGCACGTGCTCCTGCGCCAGCACGCGGGCGCGCTGGGCTTCTCCACCGGCTTCACGGTGCTGGACCGCGAGGACGCGCGCGACCTGATGGCCACGTGCCTGGCGGAGCGGAAGCTCAGAAGCGACAAGCGCTTCCCGCGTCCGGACGCGCTGCTGGACCTGGTCTCCCTGGCCACCAACCTCCAGCAGCCCGTGTCGCAGGTGCTGGTGGACCGGCGCAGGGAGATGCTCCCCGTGGCCCCGGAGGTGTTCGCCACCGCGCGGCGCTTCCAGCAGCGCAAGGCGCAGTTGCACCTGATGGACTACGACGACCTGCTCGCGCACCTGAAGCGGCTCCTGGAGGACCACCCGTCCATCCGCGCGGAGCTCACCGGGCGCTTCCAGGGCGTGCTCGTGGACGAGTACCAGGACACGAACCGCCTCCAGGGCGACCTCGTGGACCTGCTCGTGGGCGAGCGCAGGAACCTCACCGTCGTGGGCGACGACTGCCAGTCCATCTACAGCTTCCGGGGCGCGGAGTTCACCAACATCATCGACTTCCCCCAGCGCTACCCCGGCTGCGGCATCTATCCGCTCACGCGCAACTACCGCTCCACGCCCCAGGTGCTGCGGCTGGCCAACGCCGTCATCGCGCGCAACACCCGCCAGTTCCCCAAGGCGCTCGTATCCGACGGCGCCCCCGGCCCCGTGCCCCAGGTGGTGCCCACCCGCGACGTGAAGGCCCAGGCCGCCTTCGTCGCCGAGCGCATCCTGGAGCTGCGCGCCCGGGGACAGCGCCTGGAGTCCATGGCGGTGCTCTATCGCGCCCACCTGCACTCGCTGGAACTCCAGTTGGAGCTGGCGCGCCACGGGATTGCGTTCCGCGTGCGCTCCGGAGTGCGCTTCTTCGAGCAGGCCCACGTCAAGGACGCGCTCGCCCACCTGCGATGGGCGCACCACCGGCGCGACGAGCTGGCCTTCAAGCGGCTCGCGCGGCGGCTCTCCGGCGTGGGCACCGCCAGCACGGAGCACCTGTGGACCGCCCTGTCCGCGCTGCCCCCGGAGCTGTCCCTCGCGGACGCGCTGGCCCACCCGGACGTCCAGGCCCACGTGCCGAAGAAGGCGCAGGCCGGCTTCCAGCGCTTCCAGGCCCTGATGACCACGCTGTCCTCGGGAGGCCCCCGGAGCCCGGGCGCGCTGCTCGCGGACGTGCTGGCGGCTCGCGAGCCCCAGGCCACGCCGGACGGGACGGACGCCCGCGCGGAGGACCTGCGCCAGCTCCAGGAGTTCGCCGGCCGCTTCGAGGACGTGCCCCGCTTCCTGTCCGCCATCGCCCTGGTGGCCGAGTTCTCCGCCCGGGCCGCCCTGGAGGGCGACGGCGAGTCCCCGGACGACGTCCTCACCCTGACCACGGTGCACCAGGCCAAGGGGCTGGAGTGGCCCACCGTCTTCGTGCTGGGGCTCACCGACGGGAGGTTCCCCCTGTCGCTCGCCACGCGCGCCCCGGAGAACGAGGAGGAGGAGCGCCGCCTCTTCTATGTCGCCGTCACCCGGGCCCGGGAGGCGCTGTGGCTCGTGTACCCCCACACCTCGCTGCCCCGGGAGGACGGACGGCTCCTGCTCACCCCGTCGCGCTTCCTGGCCGAGCTGCCCGTGGGGCCTGACGCGGTGTGTGAGACGCACCCGCCCCCGGAGCCCGACGGGCCGATCCGCCTGCGCGACCTGGGGCCGGATCCCGACCGGGAGCTGTAG
- a CDS encoding tetratricopeptide repeat protein, whose product MSDPAASGSVEAGGSAHASAPRSFEDISPSGDPADPPWSASGGSRSKLVPDGHSDVPWATSAPTATVSLPGDDAPFAPTEPSRPAASPSGASVLGGGLDRPLPSRKPSGELPPELLGASSRGASLVIEDGTRRSSSMSWVLLGLMVLAGILLAGYLAYPVFRDRNAAMPVEAVAKKEEAVQALRSDDAPSREQAIQNLKALATAHPKYAEVQAELAVAYTLQLGDLHAEFDRLTLQSNALKRNIDEVTTAKASPGWMAQSNALHDDLREAERAMQPLRTEIAERRKGLDALMETLRAAPDVEPAATVAARLKAQALYAAVTGAPNALALAERLRQAELKPVWSVLARAEYALGSGSPATIQAVSEELGALRAQDRYLFRAFVLGARLALRQGDPDTARGLLDEVVALNPKHDLARRMLAQIAASAPSP is encoded by the coding sequence GTGTCGGATCCCGCGGCTTCCGGTTCGGTCGAGGCGGGTGGTTCGGCGCATGCGTCCGCTCCCCGTTCCTTCGAGGACATCTCGCCTTCGGGTGACCCCGCGGATCCGCCGTGGTCGGCGTCTGGCGGCTCACGCTCCAAGCTCGTTCCGGACGGCCACTCCGACGTGCCCTGGGCGACCTCCGCGCCGACCGCGACCGTCTCCCTTCCCGGCGATGACGCTCCGTTCGCTCCCACCGAGCCCTCCAGGCCCGCGGCTTCGCCCTCCGGCGCGTCGGTGCTCGGGGGCGGTCTGGACCGGCCGCTGCCCTCCCGGAAGCCCTCCGGCGAGCTGCCTCCGGAGCTGCTCGGGGCGTCCTCACGCGGTGCCTCCCTCGTCATCGAGGACGGCACCCGGCGGTCCTCCTCGATGAGCTGGGTGCTCCTCGGGCTCATGGTGCTCGCGGGCATCCTCCTGGCCGGGTACCTGGCGTATCCCGTCTTCCGCGACCGCAACGCGGCCATGCCCGTGGAGGCCGTGGCGAAGAAGGAAGAGGCCGTGCAGGCCCTTCGCTCCGATGACGCTCCCTCGCGCGAACAGGCCATCCAGAACCTCAAGGCCCTGGCCACCGCCCACCCCAAGTACGCCGAGGTCCAGGCCGAGCTGGCCGTGGCCTACACCCTCCAACTGGGCGACCTGCACGCCGAGTTCGACCGGCTGACCCTCCAGTCCAACGCGCTCAAGCGGAACATCGACGAGGTCACCACCGCGAAGGCGTCGCCAGGATGGATGGCCCAGTCCAACGCGCTCCATGACGACCTGCGCGAAGCGGAGCGCGCCATGCAGCCCCTGCGCACCGAGATCGCCGAGCGGCGCAAGGGGCTCGACGCGCTGATGGAGACCCTCCGGGCCGCTCCGGACGTGGAGCCCGCCGCCACCGTCGCCGCGCGCCTCAAGGCCCAGGCCCTTTACGCCGCGGTGACGGGCGCCCCCAACGCCCTGGCCCTCGCGGAACGCCTCCGCCAGGCGGAGCTCAAGCCGGTCTGGAGCGTCCTCGCCCGCGCCGAATACGCCCTCGGCTCCGGCTCGCCCGCCACCATCCAGGCTGTCTCCGAGGAGCTGGGCGCGCTGCGAGCGCAGGACCGGTACCTCTTCCGCGCCTTCGTCCTGGGCGCGCGGCTGGCCCTCCGCCAGGGCGACCCGGACACGGCCCGTGGGCTGCTGGACGAAGTGGTGGCGCTCAATCCCAAGCACGACCTGGCCAGGCGCATGCTCGCTCAGATCGCCGCCTCCGCGCCCTCGCCCTGA